The Phycisphaerae bacterium genome includes a window with the following:
- a CDS encoding sodium/solute symporter (Members of the Solute:Sodium Symporter (SSS), TC 2.A.21 as described in tcdb.org, catalyze solute:Na+ symport. Known solutes for members of the family include sugars, amino acids, nucleosides, inositols, vitamins, urea or anions, depending on the system.) translates to MIAETSMKGLESFQLGRWDYLAFIAYFVVLSMIGYWAGRRKKSRSDDYFLAGRSLPWYVVGSSFIASNISSEHFIGMVGAAFMLGICAALFEWGNILSFSILIWFFIPFLLASKVFTAPEFMERRFNPTLRNAFAIATVITNVLAFLAGVLYGGGVAIQKLFGWDLWFAVTILAIAAGAWAIYGGLSSAAWADVFTVIVMVAGGMTVTILGLQSLSPNHSVIDGFKTVIERNQATEGIWAEAVAQNVQNIVPGEETYNRLSVIQPATHKLIPWSSLILITFTVSIWYNVINQFMIQRVLGAKSMYHARMGIVFAGYMKILLPVIVVLPGLILFAKNPEILKLPWDQIGPEADKGYVHMLQEFVPLGIRGLFLAALFGAIQSTVQAVLNSTATIFTLDIYKPMLRPTASEKNLVWTGRIAAIAFLGLAILLALLIARLGGGLFNYVQTLYAFFAPPFGAIFLLGILFRRINGQGASAGVLLGFLTAIAIKLALYKQWIHDPVAAWLSPFGNQAVVTWLVAIVACVIVSLLTPAPRPEQVTDELTFNWRKLNIFADLGRHWYTHVLLWWALFVLIVGGLMLLFSGIWF, encoded by the coding sequence CCGTGGTACGTCGTCGGCAGCTCGTTCATCGCCTCGAACATCAGCTCCGAGCACTTCATCGGCATGGTGGGTGCGGCGTTCATGCTCGGCATCTGCGCGGCCTTGTTCGAGTGGGGCAACATCCTGTCATTCAGCATTCTCATCTGGTTCTTCATCCCGTTCTTGCTGGCCTCCAAGGTGTTCACCGCTCCCGAGTTCATGGAGCGACGATTCAACCCGACTCTGCGGAATGCGTTCGCCATCGCTACGGTGATCACCAACGTTCTGGCGTTCCTGGCAGGCGTACTGTACGGCGGAGGCGTTGCCATTCAGAAGCTGTTCGGTTGGGACCTGTGGTTTGCGGTCACGATCCTGGCGATCGCGGCCGGCGCCTGGGCGATCTACGGCGGCCTGAGCTCCGCCGCCTGGGCCGACGTGTTCACGGTCATTGTCATGGTGGCTGGCGGCATGACGGTGACGATCCTCGGCCTGCAGAGCCTTTCACCCAATCATTCGGTCATCGATGGCTTCAAGACCGTCATCGAGCGGAACCAGGCAACCGAGGGCATCTGGGCAGAGGCCGTCGCCCAAAACGTCCAGAACATCGTTCCGGGCGAGGAGACCTACAACCGCCTGTCGGTGATTCAACCGGCAACCCACAAGCTCATCCCCTGGTCCAGCCTGATCCTCATCACCTTCACCGTCAGCATCTGGTACAACGTCATCAACCAGTTCATGATCCAGCGCGTACTCGGCGCCAAGAGTATGTACCATGCCCGGATGGGGATTGTCTTTGCCGGCTACATGAAAATCCTGCTTCCGGTCATCGTGGTGTTGCCCGGGTTGATCCTGTTCGCCAAAAACCCCGAGATCCTCAAGCTGCCATGGGACCAGATCGGGCCCGAGGCCGACAAGGGCTACGTCCACATGCTCCAGGAATTCGTTCCTTTGGGCATCCGCGGACTTTTCCTGGCCGCGTTGTTCGGAGCTATCCAATCCACGGTCCAGGCGGTGCTCAATTCGACCGCTACCATCTTCACCCTGGATATCTACAAGCCGATGCTTCGCCCGACGGCCTCCGAAAAGAACCTCGTCTGGACCGGCCGTATCGCGGCGATCGCGTTCCTGGGATTGGCAATTCTGCTGGCTCTGTTGATCGCCCGACTGGGTGGAGGTCTCTTCAACTACGTGCAGACGCTTTACGCATTCTTTGCCCCGCCGTTCGGCGCGATTTTCCTGCTGGGCATTCTGTTCAGGCGCATCAACGGACAGGGGGCCTCGGCCGGCGTGCTGCTCGGCTTCCTGACCGCCATCGCCATCAAGCTCGCACTGTACAAGCAGTGGATTCACGACCCCGTCGCCGCGTGGCTCTCACCTTTCGGCAACCAGGCGGTGGTGACCTGGCTGGTTGCCATCGTCGCGTGCGTGATCGTCAGCCTGCTGACTCCCGCCCCGCGTCCCGAGCAGGTCACCGACGAACTGACCTTCAACTGGCGAAAACTGAACATCTTCGCCGACCTTGGCCGGCATTGGTATACGCACGTGCTCCTCTGGTGGGCGCTCTTTGTCCTGATCGTCGGCGGCCTGATGCTGCTGTTCTCGGGGATCTGGTTCTGA